From one Lotus japonicus ecotype B-129 chromosome 3, LjGifu_v1.2 genomic stretch:
- the LOC130742612 gene encoding gibberellin 3-beta-dioxygenase 1-like codes for MHAGSFSTMPSLSEAFLSHPVHLHHKLPDLNSLQELPDTYAWTQHDDDHHHTSYPNSNPFPAVGESTVPVIDLNDPNATKLIGHACKSWGVFQVVNHGVPMSLFNEIQRVGQALFSLPLHHKLKAARSPDGVSGYGRARISSFFPKLMWSECFTIFESPLEHFLQLWPQDHSKYCDIVVQYEEAMRKLAGKLMCLVLASLGISNKDLKWAGPRGEFNEACAALHLNSYPSCPDPDRAMGLAPHTDSTLLTILYQNNISGLQVLREGAGWVTVPPTPGGLVVNMGDLLHILSNGLYRSVLHRVLVNRTQQRFSVAYLYGPPANVQISPHVKLIGPSRPALYRPVTWNEYLGTKAKHFNKALSLVQLCASINSLPQNHSVQVG; via the exons ATGCACGCTGGTTCCTTTTCCACCATGCCTTCCCTCTCAGAAGCCTTTCTTTCTCACCCTGTTCACCTACATCACAAGCTACCTGACCTGAACTCTCTTCAAGAACTCCCTGATACTTATGCCTGGACACAACACGATGACGATCACCATCACACTAGTTACCCTAATTCCAATCCTTTCCCAGCAGTAGGTGAGTCTACGGTTCCTGTTATTGATCTCAACGACCCAAATGCTACAAAGCTCATTGGCCATGCATGCAAAAGTTGGGGTGTGTTCCAAGTGGTGAACCATGGTGTTCCGATGAGCCTCTTCAATGAAATTCAGCGCGTTGGTCAGGCACTATTCTCTCTTCCGCTTCACCACAAGCTCAAAGCAGCTCGTTCCCCGGATGGAGTTTCCGGCTACGGCCGCGCCCGGATCTCCTCCTTCTTTCCCAAGCTCATGTGGTCTGAGTGCTTCACAATTTTTGAATCCCCACTTGAGCATTTCCTCCAACTCTGGCCCCAAGACCACAGTAAATATTG TGACATTGTCGTGCAATATGAAGAGGCCATGAGAAAGCTAGCAGGGAAGCTCATGTGCCTTGTGTTGGCTTCCCTCGGCATTTCAAACAAAGACCTAAAATGGGCCGGCCCAAGAGGTGAATTCAACGAGGCCTGTGCAGCTTTGCATCTAAACTCCTACCCAAGTTGCCCGGATCCGGATCGGGCCATGGGCCTTGCCCCGCATACCGATTCCACCCTCCTTACAATCCTCTACCAAAATAACATCAGCGGGTTGCAGGTCCTCAGAGAAGGTGCGGGGTGGGTGACGGTGCCACCCACTCCCGGAGGCCTCGTGGTAAACATGGGTGACCTCCTTCACATTTTGTCAAACGGGTTGTACAGGAGTGTGCTCCATCGGGTGCTTGTAAACCGAACCCAACAACGATTCTCGGTTGCCTATCTTTATGGGCCTCCAGCAAATGTCCAAATATCTCCTCATGTGAAGTTGATAGGCCCAAGTAGGCCTGCACTTTATCGTCCAGTGACTTGGAACGAGTACCTTGGCACCAAAGCAAAGCATTTCAATAAGGCACTCTCATTGGTGCAGCTTTGTGCATCTATCAACAGTTTGCCTCAAAATCACAGCGTACAAGTGGGCTAG